A genomic stretch from Scatophagus argus isolate fScaArg1 chromosome 19, fScaArg1.pri, whole genome shotgun sequence includes:
- the adgrf3b gene encoding adhesion G protein-coupled receptor F4, with product MCSRVFMFLIGTVYICFQVFAAEDVYVAELMVESNITLEAQTILSILNTTTDLQVTDTDGVSHTVTLLHNELVAECLIIGDESTCNCLSGYTWSNEVCYSYNCCRENTCNQNVSHIVPLCVAKVKVHINGSVMLSTATWDSSKTTQLVTAFEVLNGFEYLNVTGLRQSDSIVDFEAGVNVRFQTSKLQDIVTNLETSFGAVLWVDTVGMVTMESPSSTVCYMSSPALKCVFEEVMGSAGWNMSKKHERFELNTGSVVKLNYSCSTDKYKSCVAVTLHSVTGIWAGTYECGFTRGSVRHTAKTHLSVALLPDEINLKINPLTADCSLSPDSVDIQVTAVILNSSESFDVWWSYMGVRKSDLFHKSDGDNLVYAFKVPLSCKKTTEAQSVTVTFQNSILQKKSAQVDIPVIYAGAKFCSEEELNGEIWPKTPDGDTVINHTCPVGRVGFKSRTCIGSIWQMVFHSCVSQELKKVLNAADNFLKGLGATQNVAMNIFEGLKNQSASDSDSSDTIADVSASISVLNLMARATENVALQDDVFPDFVDAASNMLNKTWNGVNVSTVQHMSSNYLESVEGLVKNVNVNKSNGINSQNLELKFCSSRDCNVSLFDINVNLNKTTGIMKTVAVKNLMDKLRNNFGQTVPTSLLISATLENSNDSSLEIRLDFPSDRLNPTKPFCVFWNTTERDWSDAGCIVKISDVNHTLCECNHLTSFSVLMAKSDISTDVLDMITHVGLGVSICSLLIFLIIESLVWSAVVKTNLSHFRHTALVNIATFLLLADCSFLASTSPESLSNNWCLILTICKHLFFLATFSWMLCMSVMLVHQLIFVFSPLRKRVFMFFSSIVGYVCPILIVGSSYVYCKYTNKSYYDSKTCWLVFERLLEGSIHAFLLPVGTVILTNLFSMVVVLVTLMKSSVPDGSKAGDKETAKSILKVVVFLTPVFGVTWIIGFALLILEDDSPMLTVANYSFAILNSFQGLFILLTGCFGEQKVREELLKLIMGKSKGKETSTSTTYTKDK from the exons ATGTGTTCCAGAGTATTTATGTTCCTGATTGGAACCGTGTATATCTGCTTTCAG GTCTTTGCAGCAG AAGATGTCTACGTTGCTGAGCTGATGGTTGAGAGTAACATCACACTGGAAGCCCAGACCATCTTGTCAATTTTGAATACGACAACTGATCTCCAAGTTACAGATACTGATGGAGTTTCTCACACAGTGACACTCTTACACAATGAACTAGTAGCAG AGTGCCTGATCATTGGAGATGAATCCACTTGCAACTGCTTATCTGGATACACGTGGAGCAATGAAGTGTGCTATTCTTACAACTGTTGCAGAGAAAATACTTGCAACCAAAATGTGTCCCATATTGTACCACTCTGCGTTGCCAAAGTCAAAG TTCATATCAATGGATCAGTTATGCTGAGTACAGCCACCTGGGATTCCTCCAAAACTACCCAA ttGGTAACTGCCTTTGAAGTACTGAATGGCTTTGAGTACCTGAATGTAACTGGTCTGAG GCAAAGTGACAGCATTGTTGACTTTGAGGCAGGAGTCAACGTCAGATTTCAAACTTCTAAACTTCAAGACATCGTGACTAATCTGGAAACCAGTTTTGGAGCTGTACTTTGGGTTGACACTGTAG GAATGGTCACCATGGAGTCCCCAAGTAGCACAGTATGTTACATGTCCTCTCCAGcgctgaagtgtgtgtttgaggaggTCATGGGAAGCGCTGGCTGGAATATGAGCAAGAAGCATGAGCGCTTTGAGCTCAACACAGGCAGTGTGGTGAAACTGAACTACAGCTGTTCCACAGACAAATACAAGTCTTGTGTTGCAGTTACACTCCACAGCGTGACAGGGATTTGGGCAG GTACATATGAGTGTGGATTCACTCGTGGATCAGTAAGGCATACGGCCAAGACACACCTGAGTGTGGCACTCCTCCCTGATGAGATTAACTTGAAGATCAACCCTCTTACTGCAGACTGTTCGCTGAGCCCTGACAGTGTTGACATACAGGTCACTGCCGTCATCTTAAACAGTTCAGAGAGCTTTGATGTCTGGTGGAGCTACATGGGCGTAAGGAAATCTGATCTATTTCACAAAT cGGATGGAGATAACTTGGTCTATGCATTCAAAGTTCCTCTCAGCTGcaagaaaacaactgaagcaCAATCTGTTACTGTCACTTTTCAAAACTCaatattacagaaaaaaagtgcaCAAGTGGATATCCCAGTAATTTATG CGGGTGCAAAATTTTGCAGTGAAGAAGAGTTAAATGGTGAGATTTGGCCAAAAACACCTGATGGAGACACTGTGATTAATCACACATGTCCAGTGGGCAGGGTTGGTTTTAAGTCACGCACTTGTATAGGCAGTATCTGGCAGATGGTGTTCCACAGCTGCGTCAGCCAAGAGTTGAAAAAAGTCTTAAATGCTGCAGAC aactTCCTGAAGGGACTTGGGGCTACCCAGAACGTGGCCATGAATATATTTGAAGGACTTAAGAACCAGTCTgcatctgattctgattccagTGACACTATCGCTGACGTTAGTGCGTCCATCAGCGTGCTTAATCTGATGGCCAGAGCAACAGAAAACGTTGCCTTGCAGGACGATGTTTTTCCT GATTTTGTTGATGCAGCAAGTAATATGTTGAACAAGACCTGGAATGGGGTGAACGTGTCTACTGTGCAGCACATGTCATCAAATTACCTTGAGTCTGTGGAGGGTCTGGTGAAGAACGTCAATGTCAACAAGAGCAATGGAATTAACAGTCAAAACTTGGAGCTCAAATTCTGCTCAAGTAGAGACTGCAATGTGTCGTTGTTTGACATCAACGTGAATCTGAACAAGACCACAGGAATAATGAAAACGGTTGCTGTGAAAAATTTAATGGACAAATTAAGAAACAACTTTGGCCAAACAGTGCCTACTAGCCTCTTAATATCAGCCACACTAGAGAACAGCAATGACTCTTCTTTAGAAATTAGACTGGACTTCCCTAGTGATCGGCTGAATCCAACCAAACCTTTCTGTGTCTTCTGGAACACCACAGAGAGGGACTGGTCAGATGCAGGATGCATTGTCAAAATAAGTGATGTTAACCACACACTCTGCGAGTGCAACCACCTGACTTCATTCTCTGTCCTCATGGCCAAGAGTGATATTTCCACTGACGTCCTAGATATGATTACTCACGTGGGCCTGGGTGTGTCCATCTGCTCATTGCTGATCTTCCTAATCATTGAGTCTCTAGTGTGGTCAGCTGTGGTCAAGACCAACCTTTCACATTTCCGTCACACAGCCCTGGTGAACATTGCAACGTTCCTCTTGCTCGCTGACTGCAGTTTCTTGGCTTCTACTTCCCCTGAGTCTCTCAGCAACAACTGGTGCCTAATTTTGACCATATGCAAGCACCTATTTTTCTTAGCCACATTCAGCTGGATGCTGTGCATGAGTGTCATGCTTGTCCACCAACTCATCTTTGTCTTCAGCCCACTGAGGAAAAGAGTCTTCATGTTCTTCTCCAGCATCGTAGGTTATGTTTGCCCAATCCTAATAGTGGGATCTAGCTATGTGTATTGCAAATACACCAATAAGTCCTACTATGATTCAAAAACATGCTGGCTTGTTTTTGAAAGACTATTGGAGGGCTCCATACATGCTTTCCTCCTCCCTGTGGGAACTGTTATTTTGACAAATCTCTTTTCCATGGTGGTCGTCCTTGTTACTCTGATGAAGTCCTCTGTCCCAGATGGCAGTAAGGCAGGTGACAAGGAGACAGCCAAAAGTATCCTTAAAGTGGTGGTTTTTCTAACACCTGTATTTGGAGTAACATGGATTATTGGCTTCGCTCTGCTCATATTGGAAGATGACAGTCCCATGTTAACTGTTGCTAACTACAGTTTCGCCATCCTCAATTCCTTCCAG